The following coding sequences lie in one Arabidopsis thaliana chromosome 3, partial sequence genomic window:
- the EIF4G gene encoding eukaryotic translation initiation factor 4G (eukaryotic translation initiation factor 4G (EIF4G); FUNCTIONS IN: translation initiation factor activity; INVOLVED IN: response to virus; EXPRESSED IN: 25 plant structures; EXPRESSED DURING: 13 growth stages; CONTAINS InterPro DOMAIN/s: Initiation factor eIF-4 gamma, MA3 (InterPro:IPR003891), Armadillo-type fold (InterPro:IPR016024), MIF4G-like, type 3 (InterPro:IPR003890), MIF4-like, type 1/2/3 (InterPro:IPR016021); BEST Arabidopsis thaliana protein match is: MIF4G domain-containing protein / MA3 domain-containing protein (TAIR:AT2G24050.1); Has 9534 Blast hits to 6973 proteins in 578 species: Archae - 16; Bacteria - 1115; Metazoa - 4280; Fungi - 1919; Plants - 715; Viruses - 78; Other Eukaryotes - 1411 (source: NCBI BLink).), translating into MSYNQSRPDRSETQYRRTGRSTGNQQQQQQHRSSSAAGYGKGAGAPGSAPAPSTYPDNSSLSSNRSFKKPGNAQGGGQPRVNLPPVNHPNNHNNGPNAHSRSQGEPGVGGPTNPTESFNRNTGPIPKAPTSQSTVMSSKINETPNTAKASGDASQAFPLQFGSLGPDLMVPARTTSAPPNMDDQKRAQMQQSSLRTASNVPASVPKKDSSNKGADNQLMRKEGHNPSSEKADIQVPHIAPPSQTQKSPITNIRMPSVQTPYQHTQVPHPVHFGGPNMHMQTPVTATSFQMPMPMALSMGNTPQIPPQVFYQGHPPHPMHHQGMMHQAQGHGFATPMGAQIHPQLGHVGVGLSPQYPQQQGGKYGGARKTTPVKITHPDTHEELRLDRRGDPYSEGDSTALKPHSNPPPRSQPVSSFAPRPVNLVQPSYNSNTMIYPPVSVPLNNGPMSSAQAPRYHYPVIDGSQRVQLINQPAHTAPQLIRPAAPAHLSSDSTSSVKARNAQNVMSSALPVNAKVSVKPAGVSEKLGSPKDRSHGEVNISLSQKNVEACSLSSSQQPKPSFVSGVPNSSAPPAKSPVETVPLAKSSVETVPPVKSSVETAPVTTTEIRRAEMVSESISVEDQTCKVEPPHNLTENRGQTMPDSLVSDPETATVAAKENLSLPATNGFRKQLLKVSTTSDAPTSDSVDTSIDKSTEGSSHASSEISGSSPQEKDLKCDNRTASDKLDERSVISDAKHETLSGVLEKAQNEVDGATDVCPVSEKLAVTDDTSSDLPHSTHVLSSTVPLGHSETHKSAVETNTRRNTSTKGKKKIKEILQKADAAGTTSDLYMAYKGPEEKKESSNVVHDVSNQNLLPAIPQAVEAIVDTEPVKNEPEDWEDAADVSTPKLETADNSVNAKRGSSDEVSDNCINTEKKYSRDFLLKFADLCTALPEGFDVSPDIANALIVAYMGASHHEHDSYPTPGKVMDRQASGARLDRRPSNVAGDDRWTKNQGSLPAGYGGNVGFRPGQGGNSGVLRNPRMQGPIISRPMQPVGPMGGMGRNTPDLERWQRGSNFQQKGLFPSPHTPMQVMHKAERKYQVGTIADEEQAKQRQLKSILNKLTPQNFEKLFEQVKSVNIDNAVTLSGVISQIFDKALMEPTFCEMYADFCFHLSGALPDFNENGEKITFKRLLLNKCQEEFERGEKEEEEASRVAEEGQVEQTEEEREEKRLQVRRRMLGNIRLIGELYKKRMLTEKIMHACIQKLLGYNQDPHEENIEALCKLMSTIGVMIDHNKAKFQMDGYFEKMKMLSCKQELSSRVRFMLINAIDLRKNKWQERMKVEGPKKIEEVHRDAAQERQTQANRLSRGPSMNSSGRRGHMEFSSPRGGGGMLSPPAAQMGSYHGPPQGRGFSNQDIRFDDRPSYEPRMVPMPQRSVCEEPITLGPQGGLGQGMSIRRPAVASNTYQSDATQAGGGDSRRPAGGLNGFGSHRPASPVTHGRSSPQERGTAYVHREFASLSRASDLSPEVSSARQVLQGPSATVNSPRENALSEEQLENLSLSAIKEYYSARDENEIGMCMKDMNSPAYHPTMISLWVTDSFERKDKERDLLAKLLVNLVKSADNALNEVQLVKGFESVLKTLEDAVNDAPKAAEFLGRIFGKSVTEKVVTLTEIGRLIQEGGEEPGSLIEFGLGGDVLGSVLEMIKTEAGEETLVEIRRSSGLRIENFKPHAPNRSKILEKFT; encoded by the exons ATGTCCTACAATCAATCCAGACCCGACAGAAGCGAGACTCAATATCGTAGAACTGGTCGATCCACCGgtaaccaacaacaacaacaacaacaccgATCTTCTTCCGCCGCCGGTTACGGTAAGGGCGCCGGCGCTCCTGGTTCTGCGCCTGCCCCTTCCACTTATCCTGATAATTCTTCCTTGTCTTCCAATCGCAg TTTTAAGAAGCCCGGCAATGCTCAAGGAGGAGGGCAGCCTCGGGTGAATCTGCCACCTGTGAATCATCCTAATAATCACAACAATGGTCCCAATGCTCACTCTCGCTCTCAAG GAGAACCGGGTGTTGGTGGACCAACCAATCCAACTGAATCGTTCAACAGAAACACCGGACCTATTCCAAAGGCTCCAACTTCTCAGTCTACCGTCATGAGTTCCAAGATCAATGAGACGCCCAACACAGCTAAAG CCTCTGGAGACGCTTCTCAGGCATTTCCTCTCCAGTTTGGGTCACTTGGTCCTGATTTGATG GTTCCTGCTCGAACTACCTCAGCACCTCCGAATATGGATGACCAGAAACGTGCCCAG ATGCAGCAATCTTCTTTAAGAACGGCGTCAAATGTGCCAGCTTCTGTACCCaaaaaagattcatcaaaTAAGGGTGCAGATAATCAATTGATGAGGAAAGAGGGGCACAATCCATCGAGTGAAAAAGCTGATATCCAAGTCCCACATATAGCCCCTCCAAGTCAAACGCAGAAGTCTCCAATTACAAATATTCGCATGCCTTCTGTGCAGACACCATATCAGCATACTCAGGTCCCTCACCCTGTACATTTTGGTGGGCCGAATATGCATATGCAGACTCCCGTGACTGCAACCTCGTTTCAGATGCCAATGCCAATGGCATTATCTATGGGAAATACTCCTCAAATCCCGCCGCAGGTGTTTTATCAGGGACATCCACCACATCCGATGCATCATCAGGGTATGATGCATCAGGCTCAGGGACATGGTTTTGCAACTCCAATGGGTGCTCAGATTCATCCTCAGTTAGGCCATGTGGGTGTGGGTTTGAGCCCTCAGTATCCCCAGCAGCAAGGTGGAAAATATGGTGGGGCACGCAAGACCACCCCTGTAAAGATTACACATCCTGACACACACGAAGAGCTGAGGCTTGATCGACGTGGTGACCCGTATTCAGAAGGCGATTCAACGGCTTTAAAACCACATTCTAACCCACCTCCCAGATCACAGCCAGTCTCATCATTTGCTCCAAGACCAGTCAATTTGGTGCAACCCTCATATAACTCCAATACCATGATATATCCCCCGGTTTCGGTACCGTTAAATAATGGTCCAATGTCATCCGCTCAGGCACCGAGATATCATTACCCAGTTATTGATGGGTCTCAGAGAGTACAACTTATCAACCAACCTGCTCATACTGCTCCACAGCTTATCAGACCCGCTGCTCCTGCACATCTTTCCTCTGATTCGACTTCCTCTGTGAAAGCACGCAATGCCCAAAATGTAATGTCATCTGCTCTACCTGTAAATGCGAAGGTATCAGTGAAGCCAGCTGGGGTTTCTGAAAAGCTTGGATCACCAAAAGACAGGTCACATGGAGAAGTTAACATTTCTCTGTCACAAAAGAACGTGGAGGCATGTTCGTTGAGCTCTTCCCAGCAGCCGAAACCTAGCTTTGTCTCTGGAGTACCAAATTCGTCTGCTCCGCCAGCAAAGTCGCCTGTGGAGACTGTTCCGCTAGCAAAGTCGTCTGTGGAGACTGTTCCGCCAGTAAAGTCGTCTGTGGAGACTGCTCCAGTTACAACGACTGAAATCAGAAGAGCGGAAATGGTGAGTGAGTCGATCTCAGTTGAAGATCAGACATGTAAGGTGGAACCCCCTCATAATCTGACTGAG AATCGTGGACAGACTATGCCAGACTCTCTGGTCTCTGATCCTGAAACAGCAACCGTTGCTGCCAAGGAAAATTTATCACTCCCAGCTACCAACGGGTTTAGGAAGCAACTCCTGAAGGTGTCTACTACATCTGATGCTCCAACTTCTGACTCAGTAGATACAAGTATTGACAAATCTACGGAAGGTTCAAGCCATGCCTCATCGGAGATTTCTGGTTCTTCACCGCAAGAGAAAGACCTAAAATGTGATAACCGGACTGCTTCTGACAAGCTCGATGAAAGGTCTGTAATTTCTGATGCAAAACACGAAACACTGTCAGGTGTGCTTGAGAAGGCACAGAATGAGGTAGATGGTGCCACAGATGTCTGTCCTGTCTCTGAAAAACTAGCTGTTACAGATGATACGAGCTCTGACCTTCCACATTCTACTCATGTTCTGTCTTCTACTGTTCCTCTTGGACATTCGGAAACACATAAATCTGCTGTTGAAACAAACACGAGAAGAAATACTTctacaaaaggaaagaagaagataaaagaaatcCTTCAAAAAGCAGATGCTGCAGGGACAACTTCTGATCTCTATATGGCTTACAAAGGGCCtgaggaaaagaaagagagctcAAATGTTGTTCATGATGTTTCGAACCAGAACCTGTTACCTGCCATACCTCAGGCTGTTGAAGCCATTGTGGATACTGAACCAGTGAAAAATGAACCAGAAGACTGGGAAGATGCAGCCGATGTTTCTACACCAAAGCTGGAAACTGCAGATAATTCTGTGAATGCAAAGAGAGGTTCCTCAGATGAGGTCAGCGACAACTGCATCAATACAGAAAAGAAGTACTCCCGGGATTTCCTCCTAAAGTTTGCAGACCTGTGTACTGCTCTTCCTGAGGGATTTGACGTTTCGCCTGATATTGCTAATGCCTTGATTGTTGCATATATGGGTGCATCACATCATGAACATGATTCATATCCTACTCCTGGAAAGGTTATGGATCGCCAAGCAAGTGGTGCTCGTTTAGATCGCCGTCCCAGCAACGTGGCTGGTGATGATAGATGGACGAAGAATCAGGGTTCTCTTCCAGCAGGATATGGGGGTAACGTAGGTTTCCGACCTGGTCAAGGAGGAAACTCGGGAGTTTTAAGAAACCCTCGTATGCAGGGACCAATTATATCTAGACCGATGCAACCTGTGGGTCCTATGGGAGGAATGGGTAGAAATACCCCCGACTTAGAAAGGTGGCAACGTGGTTCAAATTTCCAACAAAAAGGACTTTTTCCTTCTCCGCACACTCCTATGCAAGTGATGCACAAAGCCGAGAGAAAATACCAAGTGGGGACAATTGCAGATGAAGAACAAGCAAAACAAAGGCAGTTAAAGAGCATCCTGAACAAGTTGACCCcacaaaactttgagaaactgTTTGAGCAAGTTAAAAGTGTCAACATTGACAACGCTGTTACACTTTCTGGTGTCATTTCACAGATATTTGACAAAGCCTTGATGGAGCCAACATTCTGTGAGATGTATGCAGATTTCTGTTTTCATCTCTCTGGGGCGTTACCTGATTTTAATGAGAATGGTGAAAAGATTACCTTCAAAAGATTGCTTCTCAATAAATGTCAGGAAGAATTCGAGAGGggggagaaagaagaggaggaagccAGTAGAGTTGCCGAAGAAGGTCAAGTAGAACAAACCGAGGAGGAAAGGGAAGAGAAAAGACTTCAGGTGCGAAGGAGAATGCTTGGTAACATCAGACTTATTGGTGAGTTATACAAGAAAAGGATGTTGACTGAGAAAATCATGCACGCATGCATCCAGAAGTTGCTCGGGTATAATCAAGATCCACATGAAGAGAATATTGAAGCTCTGTGTAAACTAATGAGTACGATAGGAGTTATGATCGATCACAACAAAGCTAAGTTCCAGATGGATGgatattttgagaaaatgaaaatgctATCATGCAAACAAGAATTGTCTTCTAGGGTGAGGTTCATGTTGATCAATGCCATCGATCTGAGAAAGAACAAATGGCAGGAGAGAATGAAGGTCGAAGGGCCGAAAAAAATTGAGGAAGTGCACAGAGATGCTGCACAAGAACGCCAAACTCAAGCGAATAGGCTTTCACGTGGACCCTCAATGAATTCGTCAGGAAGAAGGGGGCATATGGAGTTTAGTAGTCCTAGGGGAGGAGGAGGAATGCTATCACCTCCAGCTGCCCAAATGGGTAGTTACCATGGACCACCTCAAGGTCGTGGCTTTAGTAATCAGGACATTCGATTTGATGACAGGCCATCTTATGAGCCTAGGATGGTTCCAATGCCGCAAAGGTCAGTATGTGAGGAGCCTATTACCTTGGGTCCGCAAGGTGGTCTTGGTCAGGGAATGTCTATTAGAAGGCCTGCAGTAGCATCAAACACTTATCAGTCTGATGCTACTCAGGCCGGTGGTGGAGATTCTAGGCGACCGGCCGGTGGTTTGAATGGTTTTGGCTCACATAGACCTGCAAGTCCTGTTACTCACGGACGGTCAAGTCCTCAAGAGCGGGGAACAGCTTATGTTCATAGGGAATTTGCAAGTCTGTCGCGTGCTTCTGATCTGTCACCAGAAGTTTCGTCCGCTAGGCAAGTACTACAAGGGCCATCAGCTACAGTAAACAGTCCTCGAGAAAATGCTTTGTCTGAAGAACAGTTAGAGAATCTGTCATTGTCCGCAATTAAGGAATATTACAG TGCCCGAGATGAGAATGAGATTGGTATGTGCATGAAAGATATGAATTCACCAGCTTACCACCCAACAATGATTTCTCTCTGGGTAACTGATTCGTTTGagagaaaagacaaagaaaggGATCTCTTAGCAAAGCTCCTTGTGAACCTCGTGAAATCTGCTGACAACGCCTTAAACGAAGTCCAGCTAGTGAAAGG GTTTGAATCGGTTTTGAAAACCCTGGAGGATGCAGTAAATGATGCTCCAAAAGCAGCAGAGTTTCTTGGTAGAATATTTGGGAAAAGTGTGACAGAGAAAGTAGTGACATTGACAGAGATTGGTCGGTTAATCCaggaaggaggagaagaaccaGGAAGTCTGATAGAGTTTGGATTAGGCGGCGATGTTCTTGGGAGTGTTTTGGAGATGATAAAAACAGAAGCTGGAGAAGAAACGTTGGTTGAGATTCGCCGGAGCTCAGGTCTGAggattgaaaatttcaaacctCATGCACCTAACCGGTCTAAGATATTAGAGAAATTTacttag